A window of Mangifera indica cultivar Alphonso chromosome 11, CATAS_Mindica_2.1, whole genome shotgun sequence contains these coding sequences:
- the LOC123228811 gene encoding disease resistance-like protein DSC1: MSKIRDLQLSFGAFANMSNLRLLKFYTPKIYKVFVNFSKVHLQFEDFSKVHLPHCLKYLLDELRYLHWEGYPLKRLPSKFNIKKLVELKLPYSKVEQLWKGTKVWNDSIIARASSTCTTFRCKELQEAPIIARASITPRRIKYR; this comes from the exons ATGTCGAAAATAAGAGACCTTCAGTTAAGTTTTGGAGCCTTTGCAAATATGTCCAATCTTAGATTGCTGAAGTTTTATACTCCTAAGATTTACAAAGTGTTTGTGAATTTCTCTAAAGTACATCTTCAGTTTGAGGATTTTTCTAAAGTGCATCTTCCTCATTGTCTGAAATATCTTCTAGATGAGTTGAGGTATCTCCATTGGGAGGGATACCCTTTGAAAAGATTgccatcaaaatttaatataaagaaaCTTGTTGAACTTAAATTGCCTTATAGTAAGGTGGAGCAACTTTGGAAAGGAACTAAg GTGTGGAATGATTCAATCATTGCTAGAGCTTCCTCTACGTGTACTACTTTTAGATGCAAGGAATTGCAAGAAGCTCCAATCATTGCCAGAGCTTCCATCACACCTAGAAGAATTAAATACAGATGA